A stretch of Labilibaculum sp. DW002 DNA encodes these proteins:
- a CDS encoding LysR family transcriptional regulator, whose translation MVNLEWYRSFKAIYERGTLTGAAETLLLTQPGVSQQLTSLETYMGVKLFERKPRKMLPTSHGIQLYNQIEDAIIQLEKTEENFKRRTLKNRPTAKVGMPMETFGHIFAPILDQLEMNVEFTFGETDELQDKIFKKQLDLIITNKQVTYQHIEYKHLCKEALLLVCSKNLDTVPFNRFIYERKMKDAEKWLSEQNWYSYSYKMEAIKSFWMDNFKKRPYFKPRYVIPNLIAIISAVQQNNGLCLLPLSICEELLEQGEIRELWQGVQTTYYENYFAIQTQSKNINQVEEIIEKIISNKNK comes from the coding sequence ATGGTAAATCTTGAATGGTATAGATCATTTAAAGCAATATATGAACGTGGTACTTTAACGGGTGCTGCCGAAACATTATTACTAACACAACCTGGAGTAAGCCAACAGCTTACATCATTAGAAACTTATATGGGCGTTAAACTCTTTGAGCGAAAACCCCGTAAAATGCTTCCAACTTCTCATGGAATTCAGTTGTATAATCAAATTGAAGATGCCATTATACAATTGGAAAAAACAGAAGAAAATTTTAAACGAAGAACTTTAAAAAACAGACCTACAGCAAAAGTAGGAATGCCAATGGAAACCTTTGGACATATTTTTGCGCCTATTCTCGATCAACTCGAAATGAATGTTGAATTCACTTTTGGTGAAACAGACGAATTGCAAGATAAAATATTCAAAAAGCAGCTTGACCTAATCATTACGAATAAACAAGTCACCTATCAGCATATTGAATACAAGCATCTTTGCAAAGAAGCTTTACTTTTGGTTTGTAGTAAGAATCTTGATACCGTTCCCTTTAACCGTTTCATTTACGAAAGAAAAATGAAAGATGCCGAAAAATGGCTAAGTGAGCAAAACTGGTACTCCTATTCATACAAAATGGAAGCTATAAAATCGTTTTGGATGGATAATTTCAAAAAACGTCCTTATTTTAAACCACGATATGTGATTCCAAACCTGATTGCAATAATTAGTGCTGTTCAGCAAAATAATGGACTTTGTCTTTTGCCATTAAGCATTTGTGAAGAATTACTTGAACAAGGAGAAATTAGAGAGTTATGGCAAGGTGTACAGACAACTTACTATGAGAACTATTTTGCCATTCAAACACAAAGCAAAAATATAAATCAAGTAGAAGAAATAATAGAAAAAATCATCAGTAATAAAAATAAATAA
- a CDS encoding arsenate reductase family protein has product MKKIYHLGNCTTCQRIIKELNLSANFILQDIKLEQITADQLDEMAQLSGSYESLFSRRAMKYKELGLKEKSLNEDDYKNYILKEYTFLKRPVLIVNEKIFVGNSKKNIENAAKEVQNK; this is encoded by the coding sequence ATGAAGAAAATATATCACTTAGGAAACTGCACAACTTGTCAGCGAATTATTAAAGAATTGAATTTAAGCGCCAATTTTATACTACAAGACATTAAACTAGAGCAAATCACTGCTGATCAACTTGATGAAATGGCTCAATTATCAGGAAGTTACGAGAGTTTATTCAGCCGAAGAGCAATGAAATATAAAGAACTAGGCTTAAAAGAAAAAAGCCTAAACGAAGATGATTACAAAAATTACATTTTGAAGGAGTATACATTTCTAAAGCGCCCCGTTCTAATTGTAAATGAAAAAATATTCGTTGGTAATTCAAAAAAAAACATTGAAAATGCTGCTAAAGAAGTGCAGAACAAATAA
- a CDS encoding phenylpyruvate tautomerase MIF-related protein, whose amino-acid sequence MPYLKVQTNKSFSSRKQQTFLKECSTLISFELGKPEKYVMTAFEPKVEMTLGGITEPAIFLQLKSIGLPDTKTKDLSNKFACLAEEKLKIAKDRVFVEFMDVPRGFWGWNGILF is encoded by the coding sequence ATGCCCTATTTAAAAGTTCAAACAAACAAGAGTTTCTCAAGCAGAAAGCAACAAACTTTTTTGAAAGAGTGTTCAACGCTTATCTCTTTTGAATTAGGTAAACCCGAAAAGTATGTCATGACTGCTTTTGAACCTAAAGTAGAAATGACTCTAGGAGGCATTACTGAACCCGCAATATTTTTACAATTAAAAAGTATTGGACTTCCAGATACAAAAACAAAAGACCTATCGAATAAATTTGCTTGCCTAGCTGAAGAAAAACTAAAAATCGCAAAAGATCGAGTATTCGTAGAGTTTATGGATGTTCCGAGAGGATTTTGGGGTTGGAATGGCATTCTTTTTTAG
- a CDS encoding iron-containing alcohol dehydrogenase: MENFDFYNPVNILFGKGKIAELKKHIPANANVLITFGGGSIKKNGVYDQVISALDGFNVQEFGGIEPNPHFETLMKAVEIVKTEKVDFLLAVGGGSVLDGTKFIAAASCYKGADAWDILAKRARVESAIDLGAVLTLAATGSEMNSGGVVTKAATKEKLAFGSPLLFPKFSVLDPEATYSLPKRQIANGVADAFVHVMEQYLTYPVNSPVQDRFSESLLITLIEEGTKAYDSETPIYDEYANMMWAATMALNGLIGAGVQSDWATHMIGHELTAFHGIDHAVTLAIVLPGLMTQLKEQRGEKLLQYAERIWNITEGSDEEKKTLAIQKTEEFFQSVGIGTRLSDHNVGQDSIDTISKRFLERGYVGMLPDVAVTDVAEILEARL; encoded by the coding sequence ATGGAAAATTTTGATTTTTATAACCCCGTAAATATTCTTTTCGGAAAAGGAAAAATTGCAGAATTAAAGAAGCACATACCTGCCAATGCTAATGTTTTGATCACTTTTGGAGGTGGTTCTATAAAGAAAAATGGTGTATACGATCAGGTAATTTCTGCACTTGATGGGTTTAATGTTCAGGAATTTGGAGGCATTGAGCCAAACCCTCATTTTGAGACTCTAATGAAAGCTGTTGAGATTGTTAAAACTGAGAAGGTTGATTTCTTATTGGCAGTTGGTGGTGGTTCGGTTCTTGATGGAACCAAATTTATTGCAGCAGCTTCTTGTTATAAAGGCGCAGATGCATGGGATATTCTAGCAAAACGTGCTCGTGTAGAGTCAGCAATTGATTTAGGAGCTGTGTTAACATTGGCGGCAACAGGTTCCGAAATGAATAGCGGAGGTGTGGTTACAAAAGCTGCTACTAAAGAAAAGCTAGCTTTTGGTTCTCCATTATTGTTCCCTAAGTTCTCGGTTTTAGATCCTGAGGCAACATATTCACTACCTAAAAGACAAATAGCTAATGGTGTTGCTGATGCTTTTGTTCATGTGATGGAGCAGTATTTAACTTATCCGGTTAATTCACCTGTTCAGGATCGTTTTTCAGAAAGTTTATTAATTACTTTAATTGAAGAAGGTACAAAAGCATATGATTCTGAAACACCAATTTACGATGAATATGCTAACATGATGTGGGCTGCTACCATGGCTTTAAACGGCTTGATTGGTGCCGGAGTTCAAAGCGACTGGGCAACACATATGATTGGGCATGAGTTGACAGCTTTTCATGGTATTGACCATGCTGTAACCTTGGCTATTGTGCTTCCGGGATTAATGACTCAGTTGAAAGAGCAAAGAGGAGAGAAGTTGTTGCAATATGCTGAGAGAATTTGGAATATTACGGAAGGATCGGATGAGGAGAAAAAGACCTTAGCGATTCAAAAAACAGAAGAATTCTTCCAAAGTGTTGGTATTGGAACACGTTTAAGTGATCACAATGTTGGACAAGATAGTATCGATACCATTTCAAAAAGATTTTTAGAAAGAGGTTATGTCGGTATGCTTCCTGATGTTGCAGTTACTGATGTTGCTGAAATACTAGAAGCGAGATTATAA
- a CDS encoding type 1 glutamine amidotransferase domain-containing protein, whose translation MPKVLFALTSHFKDEHGWESGCYVLEVAVPYFYLVKNGIEIDFISPKGGTVPVKKLDLDDPKVQSFLKDTDAKEKFYNSKLPSEVQAEDYDAIYYPGGHGVVFDLPHNEEIASIAGQIYSNGGVVCAVCHGSAGLLNIKKSDGSFLLDGKNATGFSNCEEEAIGTDTKVPFLLETALKEKGANYSCIANWQEYVVVDGRLITGQNPASDLKMAKELVKILQK comes from the coding sequence ATGCCAAAAGTTTTATTCGCCTTAACAAGTCATTTTAAAGACGAGCATGGATGGGAATCAGGATGCTATGTGTTAGAAGTTGCAGTGCCTTATTTTTATCTCGTGAAGAATGGAATTGAAATTGATTTTATATCACCAAAAGGGGGTACGGTTCCAGTAAAAAAGTTGGATTTAGATGATCCAAAGGTTCAAAGCTTTTTAAAAGATACAGACGCAAAAGAGAAATTTTACAATTCAAAACTTCCTAGTGAAGTTCAGGCAGAAGACTATGATGCGATTTACTATCCAGGAGGACATGGTGTAGTTTTTGATTTGCCGCATAATGAAGAGATAGCAAGTATTGCAGGGCAAATTTATTCTAATGGGGGTGTTGTTTGTGCCGTCTGTCATGGTTCTGCTGGTTTGCTAAACATTAAAAAATCCGATGGTAGTTTTCTTCTTGATGGGAAGAATGCAACTGGTTTTAGCAATTGTGAAGAAGAGGCAATTGGAACGGATACAAAAGTTCCTTTTTTGTTGGAAACAGCTCTGAAAGAAAAAGGGGCGAATTATTCTTGCATTGCGAATTGGCAGGAATATGTTGTAGTCGATGGTAGATTAATTACAGGACAAAACCCAGCATCTGATTTGAAAATGGCAAAAGAATTAGTGAAAATATTACAAAAATAA